TCCGATCGAGTTCGGCGTGTTCGCCCACGTTCTCCATCGTCCACTCGATCTTCGTTCCGACCTCGTCGGTGCGCGTGCTCATCAGCGTCGTTCCCGAATCGAGCAGCACTTCCGCGAGGCGAGCGACGTCGTCGTCACCGAGCCGAACTCGGTCGGGATCCACCCTGTTCGCGAGGCGCTCGACGAGCGGGTCAGAGTCGGCGGGGCCGTCCCCGTCCGTGGCGTCGACCACGTCGTCGACGCCTGCCGACAGCAGAGTTCGGACCGTCGCCGTCGTCGCGTCTTCGACGACGGCGATCACCGGCACGTTCGACGGGAGCATCGCGAGTCGATCCCTCACCGTCTCGTCGGTCGCGGCCGCGGCGGTGACGACCACACCGCAGGTCGCGTTCAGCAACTCCTCACCGTCACGATCAGCGCCGAAGTCGGCGGGGGCGAGCGTGCGAAACGTCGGGCCGTCGGGTCCCTCCCAGGCGGTGTCGACCGCGCGGGATACGCGTTCGCCGGCGCTCGCGTCGTCGCCCACGAACGCGACGACCGTTCGCCGTTCCATATCCGTTCAAGTCGGTCCGCGGGCTTCAACGTTTATCCCAAAATATCGGCGCTGAAAACGCTATCACCGGTCCGCGGCCGCGGTGACGTAGATCCCTACCAGGACAACACAGCCGCCGCCGACGGTGGCCGGCGTCGGCGCCTCCGACAGCAGCACGAGCGCGAGCAGCGTCGCGCCGACCGGCTCACCGAGGAGCGAGACGGAGACGACGCTCGATTCGAGGTGTGCGAGCGCCCAGTTGAGAACTGTGTGTCCGAGCAGCCCCGGACCGACTGCCAGCCCCGCGAACAGAAGCCACTCTCGGGGCGGATATCCACCGAGCGAGTGCCCCGCGGCGAGGACGAACGCGAGCAGAACGAACGCACAGACGCCGTACACGACCGTGACGTAGGGGACGAGCGAGATTCGCTGGCGCAACGAGCGCCCGGCCAGCACGTACCCCGCGGCGGCAATCGCGCCGGACAGCGCCAGCGCGTTCCCGTACAGCGGACGAGGACCGACCGCCACTCCGCCGAGGAAGTCGCCGATCGACATCGAGGCCATCCCGGCGACCGCGACGGCGATACCCACGGCCATGCGGCGCGTGACGCGCTCCCGCAGCACCAGCCACGCGCCGAGCGCGACGAACACCGGCTGGGCCTGGACGAGCGTCACGCTTGCGGCGACGCTCGTCCATCGAAGGCTCTCGAACCACGCGGCGAAGTGGACCGCGAGCGCGATTCCGGACAGAACCGCGAACCCGAGGTCCCGCGAGCGGATCCGTACAAACTCTCCCCGGTACCGCCACGCGCCGACCAAAGCCAGCGGCAGCGTCGTAAACAGTACGCGATAGAAGGCGGCGACCGAACTGGGCGCGCCGCTCAGGCGCACGAGAATCGCGCCCGCGCTCACGGCGGTAACCGCGGCCGCGAGCCCCGCCTTCGGTGACACCGCCGGCTTCGAGGTCATCGAGTCTCGCGGTCGTTCGAGCGGCGGGCGCTTACCGGTTTCGAGAGGCGACCGGTCGATTAGCAGAGGGATTCGTACCCCGATAGGCGTGCCGACGGAGATATGACGGCCCGGCGCGAACGGCGACACATGTGTGCGGACACGTTCGGAGTCGGTATCCGCGTCACCGAGGCGGAGTTCCGGGTGGTCGTCGGCGTTCCCTCCGACATCGACGCCGGGTGGACCGATCCCGAGGCGTTTCAGTCGCTCGTGACGGAGACCGTGTGGGAGCGGCTCGACCGACGCCCGACGCTGGAGGCCGTCGCCGCGCGGTACGAGACGGGCGAAACGGCCTCACTCGGTAGCGTGACGATCGAACCGGACGGCACCGTGGTGGACACCGATCTCAACCGCATCAGAGCGGCGGACGACTGAGGGGTCAGGTCGAGAGACGAGGCCGACGCGCCTCGGTGTTCAGTCGCTGGACGTTCTGGTCTGGATCGCGACGCCGAGCGCCCACGCTCGCTCCGGTCGGTAGGCGGTGAGATCGTATCGAGTCGGTCCGACGGTCTCGCTCCACGTGTCAAGCGCGCCGAGCGTCACAAAGCCGGACAACGTCGCCCCCAACGTTCGCGGCGTAGTCTCTGGGTCCTCCAACACGGCGTGAACCTGCTTCGATTGCGGGTAGTTCCGGTCGCACGCCTCGATCCCCCGCTTGGCCTCGGCCCAGTGCCGACGGACGTACCCGAAGGTCGTGGGGTCCTCCGCGGAGAGTCCCTCGACCGCTGCCGCCCCCGAGTCCCCGCCGACCACAGAATCCATCCGAGTGCCGACCCGCGACACCAACTCTGCCGGACCCTCGAACGAGAGCCCCACCGCGATCCGATTCGCTTGCCCCCCGAACCTGTCCAAGAGACCGCCCACAAGCGCGACAGCGGCGTCCGCTCCCTCCCGAACGGCCACGGGCGCGAGGTCATCGACCAGCAGATCGACCGTCCCCACCGAGGCGCCGTTGAGATGGTCGGCAACGGCGTCGAGAATCCGTTCGGTCTCGGGCGCGCGCCCGAGTACCGTGTACGCGAGTCCGGCGTTCGCCACCACCTGCGTTGACGCGGCGGCCCCGCTCCGGGCGATGTCGCTCGCGTCTACCACCGCCTCCCGGTTCGGCGCCCCCGTCGTCGCCCGACCCCAACCGGCTCGCCAGGTCTCGACATCCGTCCCGAACAACACCGACACCACGCGCTCGGAGGCGACCTCGTCGCGAACAGCGGGGGGATCCCCGCAAGCCAGTCGCGCCGTGGCGTCGGCGTTTTCCGGTCCGTCCATGACAAGTTGACTTCACCGACAAAAGTGATAAACTTACGCATAGTAGTATCAGTACTGATATGGCTCTCGATCAGTAGCCGAGAGGTTCCGTCCGGCGCAGAAGCGTGTCGGCACCGCAGCGAATAGTGACAGTCATCTGCGGACCCGTTCACAGATCGCGCATTGAGCGCAGACCGCTACTGTCGGACGAACGGGTCGCGTGTGAGCGCGTACAGTCCGTTATATATGGAAAAAGCCCACGGACGCGTTGTCCGTGGGCTAGATGGGAGTTGACTCCCGTATGAGTGGGCAGGCGGCGACTCGTGGTTCCCAGAGGATCGCTCACTCCAGTACTTCACGATACGCTGGTGGGCTTAACTTCCGTGTTCGGAATGGGTACGGGTGTTCCCCCACCGCTTTGGCCGCCTTTACGCCGACTCTCGGACTCGAACCGAGACTCTCTACTGAGAGACTCCTGTGTCGGTCTGGTTCGATACCAACCGTGTATGTCGTGCGATCCAGTTACCGCCTGAACTCATGCGAGTCGTGACGCGTCAGCGCCAATGAATGTGGCTCGGTCTGTTAGTTCTCGTGGGCTTAACACCTCGTTGCCTCGGTGCGTACACCCCGAGTCTATCGAACTCGTCTTCTACGAGTGACCTCTGTGGTACCTCTTTTCCATGTGGGTTTCGAGCTTAGATGCGTTCAGCTCTTACCCCGTGTCGCGTGGCTACTCGGCATCTGCCCTTCCGGACAACCGATACACCAGTGGCGACCAAACGTAGTTCCTCTCGTACTATACGTTCGTTCACGTCAGGTACCTCACACCCCCAATAGATAGCAGCCGACCTGTCTCACGACGGTCTAAACCCAGCTCACGACCTCCTTTAATAGGCGAACAACCTCACCCTTGCCCGCGTCTGCACGGGCAGGATGGAGGGAACCGACATCGAGGTAGCAAGCCACTCGGTCGATATGTGCTCTTGCGAGTGACGACTCTGTTATCCCTAAGGTAGCTTTTCTGTCATCTACGGGTCCCATTCCGGAACCTCGTAGGTTCGCTAGACCACGCTTTCGCGTCAGCGTTCCTCGTTGGGAAGAACACTGTCAGACCATCTTTTGCTCTTGCGCTCTTCGCCGGATTCCCGACCCGGCTGAGATGATCTTCGGGCGCGCTCGATATCTTTTCGAGCGCGTACCGCCCCAGTCAAACTGCCCGGCTACCGGTGTACTCCTCCCGGAGTGAGAGTCGCAG
The sequence above is a segment of the Halorubrum sp. 2020YC2 genome. Coding sequences within it:
- a CDS encoding DMT family transporter translates to MTSKPAVSPKAGLAAAVTAVSAGAILVRLSGAPSSVAAFYRVLFTTLPLALVGAWRYRGEFVRIRSRDLGFAVLSGIALAVHFAAWFESLRWTSVAASVTLVQAQPVFVALGAWLVLRERVTRRMAVGIAVAVAGMASMSIGDFLGGVAVGPRPLYGNALALSGAIAAAGYVLAGRSLRQRISLVPYVTVVYGVCAFVLLAFVLAAGHSLGGYPPREWLLFAGLAVGPGLLGHTVLNWALAHLESSVVSVSLLGEPVGATLLALVLLSEAPTPATVGGGCVVLVGIYVTAAADR